From Medicago truncatula cultivar Jemalong A17 chromosome 7, MtrunA17r5.0-ANR, whole genome shotgun sequence, a single genomic window includes:
- the LOC25499355 gene encoding uncharacterized protein → MPPYDCMLLFKPNVKKEALISLVARIGKHVCKRNGVVTEVKSFGTVQLGYGVKKRDGRFYQGQMMQVSMMATPEINKELHYLNKEDKLLRWLLVKQRDTKFGLEFMSDEGGLEPSKFSQINKLDDEDDDENEDDEEYEVNEEETK, encoded by the exons ATGCCTCCTTAtgattgcatgcttctattCAAGCCAAATGTGAAAAAAGAAGCCCTTATCAGTTTAGTTGCGAGGATCGGAAAACATGTGTGTAAAAGAAATGGGGTTGTCACCGAGGTTAAGAGTTTCGGAACGGTTCAGTTGGGATATGGCGTGAAAAAGCGTGATGGCAGATTTTACCAG GGCCAAATGATGCAAGTAAGCATGATGGCTACTCCCGAAATCAACAAAGAGCTGCATTACCTAAATAAGGAAGATAAACTACTGCGCTGGCTTCTGGTTAAGCAGCGTGACACAAAGTTTGGGCTTGAGTTCATGAGCGATGAAGGTGGATTGGAGCCAAGCAAATTCtctcaaataaataaacttgatgatgaggatgatgatgagaatgaagatgatgaagaatatGAAGTGAACGAAGAAGAAACAAAGTGA